A genomic window from Sphingobacterium sp. BN32 includes:
- a CDS encoding TonB-dependent receptor: protein MLVYPKKYYLSILAFTLIAFHGLAQTTRPDTSLSEIAPIEIKAHFNSQAMLDLTSSARVVSKRLLESQNTNTILSAVNSTTGVRMEERSPGSYRLALRGSMIRSPFGVRNTKIYLDEIPFTDASGNTYLNIIDPVGINHIQIIKGPDGSLYGPNTGGVLRIIPNGLTSQRSNEKSLLLSAGSYGLFQQQLNIEQQVNEKYSFAFSQAFTRSDGYRTQSGVNKKFFQTAHQWNYNEKGQLKFLGLYADLGYETPGGLTEAQFLADPTQARPAGGPFPSAVDQKAAIYNKTTIGGITHSYQFNDYLRHVISVFGSYTDFKNSFVTNYETRSEKNLGARTYFSYENMEMENFQWEMQLGAEGQKGWYDIKNYENNFGNKGDLNYDDHLENFQHFYFYRLKAKIAQRFIAEGSIGLNVNNIDFEQQALNASAMKGSKDFKNSWMPRLGLSYLILPEFAMRASISKGYSTPTISEVRSSDNQINQNLNPEDGVNYEAGFRYETKNRRFIADLAAYQFNMKNGIIRQLNEDGAEFFTNAGEITQKGIEASVLTQIIRPDQNLVVRSLIFSSNLTFQDYKFKNYKVDDKDYSGNSVTSIPKWIWVNTLALELPKKFEINIFHNHTSSIPLNDANSFYAKKYHLVQAKLAWTTGFMNKYQLQLFAGVDNLLNEKYSLGNDINAMGNRFYNAAAERNFYGGIKIMM, encoded by the coding sequence ATGCTTGTATATCCGAAGAAATACTACTTATCTATTCTTGCCTTTACGCTAATTGCTTTTCATGGTCTTGCGCAAACGACGAGGCCCGACACCAGTTTATCCGAAATAGCACCCATTGAGATTAAGGCGCACTTCAATTCCCAAGCGATGCTAGATCTAACCAGCTCGGCGCGGGTGGTCAGCAAACGCCTTCTTGAATCACAAAATACCAATACGATCCTAAGCGCAGTGAACAGCACAACAGGAGTACGCATGGAAGAGCGGTCTCCAGGAAGCTATCGCCTAGCACTACGAGGCAGCATGATTCGCTCCCCTTTCGGTGTGCGAAACACCAAAATATATCTCGACGAAATCCCCTTTACGGATGCCAGCGGAAATACCTACCTCAACATTATCGATCCGGTAGGCATTAATCATATTCAGATTATTAAGGGACCTGACGGATCCTTATACGGCCCAAATACTGGCGGTGTACTACGGATTATACCCAATGGTCTGACGAGCCAGAGGTCTAATGAAAAGTCGTTGCTGCTTAGCGCTGGTTCTTATGGACTATTTCAGCAACAATTAAATATCGAACAACAGGTCAACGAAAAATACAGCTTTGCTTTCAGCCAGGCATTTACACGCTCTGATGGCTATAGAACCCAAAGCGGGGTGAATAAGAAGTTCTTCCAAACGGCACATCAATGGAACTATAATGAAAAAGGTCAGCTTAAGTTTTTAGGTCTTTATGCCGACCTTGGCTACGAAACTCCAGGCGGATTAACAGAAGCACAGTTTCTAGCCGATCCGACTCAGGCTAGACCTGCCGGAGGCCCATTCCCAAGTGCTGTTGATCAAAAAGCCGCCATATACAATAAGACGACAATCGGAGGAATCACCCATAGCTACCAATTCAATGATTATCTACGCCACGTGATTTCCGTATTTGGAAGCTACACCGATTTCAAAAATTCTTTCGTAACGAACTATGAAACCCGTAGCGAAAAGAATCTTGGCGCTCGAACCTACTTTTCATACGAGAACATGGAGATGGAAAACTTTCAATGGGAAATGCAGTTAGGAGCGGAAGGACAAAAGGGATGGTACGACATCAAGAACTATGAAAACAATTTTGGCAATAAAGGTGACTTAAACTATGACGATCATTTAGAGAATTTTCAGCATTTCTATTTCTACCGCCTGAAAGCAAAAATTGCTCAACGTTTTATCGCCGAAGGTTCCATCGGCTTGAATGTAAATAATATTGATTTCGAACAACAGGCGCTCAATGCATCTGCGATGAAAGGTTCGAAAGATTTCAAAAACAGCTGGATGCCACGCTTAGGACTCTCCTATTTAATTCTTCCGGAATTTGCAATGCGTGCTTCCATCTCGAAAGGCTATTCCACGCCAACCATATCCGAGGTTCGATCTTCCGACAATCAAATCAACCAGAATCTTAACCCCGAAGACGGCGTAAATTATGAAGCTGGATTTCGCTACGAAACAAAAAACCGCCGCTTTATAGCTGATTTAGCAGCTTATCAATTCAATATGAAAAATGGAATCATTCGGCAATTGAATGAAGATGGTGCTGAATTTTTCACGAACGCCGGAGAGATAACGCAGAAAGGAATAGAAGCTAGCGTTTTAACTCAAATCATCCGCCCGGATCAAAACCTGGTTGTACGCAGTTTGATTTTCTCTTCCAATCTCACTTTCCAAGATTATAAATTCAAAAATTATAAAGTAGACGATAAGGATTACTCGGGCAATTCCGTTACGTCTATCCCTAAGTGGATCTGGGTAAACACCTTGGCACTAGAACTGCCTAAGAAATTTGAAATCAACATATTCCATAACCATACCTCTTCCATTCCTTTAAATGATGCCAACAGCTTCTATGCAAAGAAATATCACCTGGTACAAGCAAAATTAGCGTGGACTACCGGATTTATGAACAAATATCAACTCCAGTTATTTGCCGGCGTGGACAACCTGCTTAATGAAAAATACAGCTTAGGAAACGATATCAATGCCATGGGTAATCGTTTTTATAATGCTGCAGCAGAAAGGAACTTTTACGGTGGAATCAAAATCATGATGTAA